One Candidatus Nitrososphaera evergladensis SR1 genomic window carries:
- a CDS encoding patatin-like phospholipase family protein, with amino-acid sequence MDKVKKDIQSLLATRSLYNLDPIHDTMLKRASFHPELVAKSGIKLRLAMVALEDGKLRYVTETGAVIERDGSPTLVTQYDPACSGPILKKIAELESQIKDAQDSAFDDKDPQKGALAGVAALRNKQAQLRKQLENCPKKQFPVMTSLVSGALASSSIPFVFPPVKVGSYWYIDGGVRATTPIESAIDAGADFIYAVVASSTEIDPQKPILGGGGPLHSYDPPANILDIGMRASADIMPSEISESSLFPPNSWGKPVVVIRPEHDIHDGMTIDPGLIRIRVAHGFMRADDVITAWDKDPATYGEQTTKNSSERNTTLIVRLRRKIWQLEYAANGFTYSSDQGKHPETPSPLTGPDSGKKRSEALASVRHWKRELKELVDQRIASGGKVPEGYEQWWLGWEQHPWKPIVALWDAQNPFVPLKTMNVSVNPQKVAVNKPVKFTVTASYNGSAVVANVLSDGKLIGTTGKLIEYKFATKTQTEFDPETKQKITEVIAPMVSVVASGYHTVYLDLFGGL; translated from the coding sequence TTGGACAAGGTCAAAAAGGATATCCAGTCTTTGTTAGCAACGCGCTCGCTGTACAATCTTGACCCAATCCATGACACCATGCTCAAGAGAGCAAGCTTTCATCCCGAACTGGTTGCGAAATCCGGTATCAAGTTGCGGCTTGCCATGGTGGCCCTTGAAGATGGGAAACTGCGCTACGTTACTGAAACTGGCGCAGTAATTGAGCGCGATGGGTCGCCGACATTGGTTACGCAATATGATCCTGCTTGCTCCGGGCCAATCCTCAAAAAGATAGCCGAGCTCGAATCGCAAATAAAGGATGCGCAAGATTCCGCCTTCGATGATAAAGATCCGCAAAAAGGGGCCCTCGCTGGTGTCGCAGCGCTGCGCAATAAACAAGCCCAGCTTCGAAAACAGCTTGAGAATTGTCCGAAGAAGCAGTTCCCAGTTATGACCAGCCTTGTAAGCGGTGCTCTTGCTTCATCATCCATACCATTTGTTTTCCCTCCAGTCAAGGTCGGCTCGTACTGGTATATCGATGGGGGCGTAAGGGCAACCACACCAATAGAATCGGCCATTGATGCAGGCGCCGATTTTATCTATGCAGTAGTTGCCTCGTCTACAGAGATTGATCCGCAAAAGCCTATTCTGGGCGGTGGAGGGCCACTTCATTCCTACGATCCGCCCGCAAACATACTTGACATTGGTATGCGTGCATCTGCAGATATTATGCCCTCGGAAATATCAGAATCATCTCTATTTCCGCCTAACAGCTGGGGCAAGCCGGTAGTGGTGATCCGTCCAGAACACGATATCCACGATGGAATGACGATTGATCCGGGACTAATTCGCATACGTGTAGCCCATGGGTTCATGCGTGCAGATGATGTGATAACCGCCTGGGATAAAGATCCGGCCACCTATGGAGAACAAACCACAAAGAATTCCAGCGAGAGAAATACTACACTAATAGTTCGCCTGAGGCGCAAGATCTGGCAACTAGAATATGCTGCAAATGGGTTCACTTACAGCTCGGACCAAGGAAAACATCCTGAAACGCCGTCTCCTCTCACAGGACCCGACAGCGGAAAAAAGAGATCAGAAGCCCTGGCAAGCGTACGCCATTGGAAACGAGAATTAAAGGAACTTGTTGATCAGAGAATCGCGTCGGGGGGCAAGGTGCCTGAAGGTTACGAACAGTGGTGGCTTGGCTGGGAGCAGCATCCGTGGAAACCTATAGTCGCACTTTGGGATGCCCAGAACCCCTTTGTACCACTAAAAACAATGAACGTGTCTGTTAACCCGCAAAAAGTAGCGGTCAACAAGCCGGTCAAGTTTACTGTAACTGCATCATATAACGGGTCCGCGGTGGTGGCAAACGTATTAAGTGATGGCAAATTAATCGGCACAACTGGCAAGCTTATTGAATACAAGTTCGCAACCAAAACACAAACAGAGTTTGATCCTGAAACCAAGCAAAAGATTACGGAAGTTATTGCTCCCATGGTCTCTGTAGTTGCCTCCGGGTACCATACGGTTTACCTGGATCTGTTTGGAGGGCTATAG
- a CDS encoding patatin-like phospholipase family protein, producing MSQATSKALPVEDETSVEVRQLRLDPRSSTISASTLGTTAAATATNVRIDPGRMVPQVALVLSGGGAHGDFEVGVVNYLYRLRKIAPKIICGTSVGAINALKLAEGEPKEKMANRDSDGHLQGLAGLEEIWLLLKKNGNMYKDAIDTSKFEKDAKELLEDVTATAAPLYFWVLLD from the coding sequence ATGAGCCAAGCAACCAGTAAGGCTTTACCGGTAGAAGACGAGACAAGCGTGGAAGTTCGGCAGCTAAGGTTAGATCCGCGTAGCAGTACCATTTCTGCATCTACGTTAGGGACAACAGCGGCAGCAACAGCTACAAACGTCAGGATAGATCCGGGAAGGATGGTCCCTCAGGTTGCACTTGTACTTAGTGGAGGTGGAGCTCACGGTGATTTTGAAGTTGGTGTGGTCAATTACCTTTATCGGCTACGCAAAATAGCTCCCAAGATTATTTGCGGTACGTCCGTAGGTGCGATTAACGCGCTCAAACTGGCAGAAGGCGAGCCCAAAGAAAAAATGGCAAACCGCGATAGCGATGGACACTTGCAGGGACTCGCAGGACTGGAAGAGATCTGGCTGCTTCTTAAGAAGAATGGCAATATGTACAAAGACGCAATAGATACGTCCAAATTTGAAAAAGATGCAAAAGAATTGCTGGAGGATGTAACCGCCACTGCAGCTCCTCTGTACTTTTGGGTCCTATTGGATTGA
- a CDS encoding cupredoxin domain-containing protein, which produces MVLLKKNQKTAAGISVMTFLVAVAISLVYYQFYYVPTINRKPRVPQDILNPPSITNVGILPGSSLESQAQNFFPSDVRVSLGANNKVIWKNNDNTYHSVTSDNDYVDKISGKFDSTATIGLMPSGQTYNFTFTEAGVYHYHCIPHPWMKGTVTVLAEHD; this is translated from the coding sequence ATGGTCCTGTTGAAGAAAAACCAAAAGACGGCGGCAGGCATATCCGTCATGACATTTTTGGTAGCAGTAGCCATCAGCTTGGTGTACTATCAATTCTACTACGTACCCACGATAAACAGGAAGCCTCGAGTCCCTCAAGACATTTTGAATCCTCCAAGCATTACTAATGTTGGGATTTTGCCGGGTTCTTCGCTAGAGTCTCAAGCGCAAAACTTCTTTCCAAGCGATGTTCGTGTTAGTCTAGGCGCTAACAACAAAGTCATATGGAAAAACAACGACAACACGTATCACAGCGTAACCAGTGACAATGACTATGTAGACAAGATAAGCGGAAAATTCGATTCTACAGCCACCATCGGACTGATGCCGTCTGGACAAACATACAATTTTACTTTTACAGAGGCTGGAGTCTATCATTATCACTGCATACCGCATCCTTGGATGAAAGGCACGGTTACGGTTTTAGCCGAGCATGATTAG
- a CDS encoding winged helix-turn-helix domain-containing protein: protein MKRTNNRTRFEIIRDILDLCLVPQKKTHIMSRANLSYEQTNYYLAVLIENGLLENGRREGVSDLRHKQYANTTEKGRKVLQALASTIEATDSIFATRLTTKLQAMA from the coding sequence ATGAAGAGAACGAATAACCGCACCCGATTCGAAATCATACGCGATATTCTGGATTTGTGTTTGGTGCCGCAGAAAAAGACCCATATCATGAGCAGGGCAAACCTGAGTTACGAACAGACAAATTACTACCTGGCTGTCTTGATTGAAAACGGGCTGCTGGAAAATGGCAGGCGCGAGGGCGTATCTGACTTGCGGCACAAACAGTACGCAAATACCACAGAGAAAGGCCGCAAGGTGTTGCAAGCATTGGCCAGCACAATCGAAGCGACTGACTCGATTTTTGCGACCAGACTAACTACTAAATTGCAGGCAATGGCGTAG
- a CDS encoding winged helix-turn-helix domain-containing protein → MRGKVEITHDILQLCANEPKKRTHIMYKANLTYEQLNDYVSPLLSRGLLAKRHGHREPTDCDKVGGHAYYITTEMGRQVLQDLAKAVRHVNSLFNKPQAN, encoded by the coding sequence ATGCGCGGCAAGGTAGAGATAACACACGACATTCTACAGCTCTGCGCCAACGAGCCGAAAAAGCGCACGCACATCATGTACAAGGCAAACTTGACGTACGAACAGCTAAACGACTATGTGTCGCCGCTGCTGTCAAGGGGTCTCCTGGCAAAGCGGCACGGACATCGGGAGCCAACAGACTGTGATAAAGTAGGTGGACACGCCTACTATATTACGACCGAGATGGGCAGACAGGTATTGCAAGACTTGGCAAAAGCCGTACGGCACGTAAACTCGCTCTTCAACAAGCCGCAAGCAAACTGA
- a CDS encoding MEDS domain-containing protein, with the protein MSAKNYRPIKFLDRMEGNNHIVLLYDNPKYADVVIARYLLNGLQKGESCIFFSPDEPKTIEERLSAKGIDVDSYKQANSLRIYRTERSDAGKLDMLSTLRRIREESTKGMRPPYRFVGRTITDTETKEGMTLGLAVEKSGHEHFEEFDCSQMCYYDISGIEQSRRDEWIRGLLKNHHHVIYASEPDKAVAFETMLLEDVE; encoded by the coding sequence ATGAGCGCTAAAAATTACCGGCCGATAAAGTTCCTTGACCGGATGGAGGGAAACAACCACATCGTCCTGCTGTACGACAATCCAAAGTATGCAGATGTAGTCATAGCCCGGTATCTTTTGAATGGGCTGCAGAAAGGCGAGTCGTGCATTTTCTTTAGCCCCGACGAGCCCAAGACGATTGAAGAGCGGCTGTCTGCCAAGGGCATTGATGTCGATTCGTACAAGCAGGCAAACTCTTTGCGCATTTATCGCACTGAAAGGTCTGATGCCGGCAAGCTTGACATGCTCAGCACTCTCAGACGCATAAGAGAAGAATCCACCAAAGGCATGAGGCCGCCCTACAGGTTTGTCGGCAGGACGATAACGGACACGGAAACAAAAGAAGGGATGACGCTGGGACTGGCCGTTGAAAAATCAGGCCACGAGCATTTTGAGGAATTTGATTGCTCGCAGATGTGCTATTATGACATTTCCGGGATAGAGCAATCCCGCAGGGATGAATGGATCAGGGGACTTTTGAAAAACCACCACCACGTGATTTATGCGTCAGAGCCTGACAAGGCCGTAGCATTTGAAACCATGCTGCTTGAAGATGTAGAATAG
- a CDS encoding winged helix-turn-helix domain-containing protein: protein MPKPKRNKMEIYNDILSAIAQELTNGEAKPTRVQTLSNLAYDKLARYLDELESKKMIIQDPLGITEKGRDFLQDYDRIKDFVIAMGVKYLDVPSGGEMGVYER, encoded by the coding sequence TTGCCAAAGCCGAAGCGAAACAAGATGGAGATATATAACGACATCCTCAGTGCAATCGCGCAGGAATTGACAAACGGCGAGGCAAAACCTACCCGGGTGCAGACCCTTAGCAACCTTGCTTACGACAAGCTTGCAAGGTACCTAGATGAACTGGAAAGCAAAAAGATGATAATACAAGATCCGCTTGGTATAACCGAGAAGGGCCGGGACTTTTTGCAAGATTATGATCGTATAAAGGACTTTGTCATTGCAATGGGGGTAAAGTATCTGGATGTTCCTTCTGGGGGAGAGATGGGGGTTTATGAGCGCTAA
- a CDS encoding DUF1428 family protein, translating to MNNNNKTESAAQKTTATTSSSSHLEAFLYRVPKKNHDAVAQNLKQFVPWFEKQGVRIEYYQLGNYKIMEGIDGIAKTLSAGEDEDIWMELQYFRDYKHCEDAYAKMMQDKSIEQLGKEFFGLITQGTSLVNGRFNRLRV from the coding sequence ATGAACAACAACAATAAAACCGAGTCCGCCGCGCAAAAAACGACGGCAACAACTTCATCATCAAGTCACCTGGAGGCATTCCTTTACAGGGTGCCAAAAAAGAACCACGACGCCGTCGCGCAGAACCTGAAGCAATTCGTGCCGTGGTTTGAGAAACAGGGAGTAAGAATCGAGTACTACCAACTTGGCAACTACAAGATCATGGAGGGCATAGACGGCATTGCCAAGACCCTTTCCGCCGGCGAAGATGAAGACATCTGGATGGAGCTGCAATACTTTAGGGACTACAAGCACTGCGAAGACGCCTATGCAAAGATGATGCAGGACAAAAGCATCGAACAACTTGGAAAAGAGTTCTTTGGCCTTATCACCCAGGGGACAAGCCTTGTCAACGGCAGGTTCAACAGGCTGCGTGTGTAA